Proteins from one Archocentrus centrarchus isolate MPI-CPG fArcCen1 chromosome 8, fArcCen1, whole genome shotgun sequence genomic window:
- the rmi2 gene encoding recQ-mediated genome instability protein 2 — protein MSKLEKSDVEKTRPPPVKVLSGQLRAAGNRGTADSEAGCVISLGRGSSLPVSLVWMQGTVLKVQQDRNTVLLIDETGTFTVQGVNNIPKGKPCLSQGKYVMVMGVIQAVSPEPVIRAVKMADLSELAALHKRMWKLEVDDLQQVLA, from the exons ATGTCTAAACTAGAGAAGTCAGACGTGGAAAAGACACGTCCCCCGCCTGTTAAAGTGCTGTCGGGGCAGCTGAGGGCCGCAGGGAACCGGGGCACCGCTGACAGCGAGGCCGGCTGCGTGATCAGTCTGGGCAGGGGAAGCTCTTTGCCGGTCTCGCTTGTGTGGATGCAGGGGACAGTGCTGAAAGTCCAGCAGGACAGAAACACCGTGCTGCTGATAGATGAGACGGGGACTTTCACTGTTCAAGGCGTTAACAACATTCCCAAAGGGAAACCGTGCTTGTCCCAAG GCAAATATGTCATGGTGATGGGCGTCATCCAGGCAGTCTCCCCAGAGCCTGTCATCCGCGCAGTGAAGATGGCAGACCTCTCCGAGCTTGCTGCGCTTCACAAACGGATGTGGAAGCTGGAGGTGGATGACCTGCAGCAGGTGCTGGCCTGA
- the zc3h7a gene encoding zinc finger CCCH domain-containing protein 7A isoform X2, whose amino-acid sequence MSGACQDRRSRWQEIQKGLQFIQSTLPFPGSQDQYEVFIKDLVWNLFGEGNDVFREGEFTKSIEMYTEALSIADYAESEDICVQTGLLEKLYANRAAAYLNIVPGLCDQALEDCEKALQLNEGNYRALYRKARALKELGRHQEAYEAVAKCSLAVPQDSSVTQLTQDLAKILGLKIRKAYVRSKPALNVLRGSSYQDASCDKFSHGSDSVEDIEIEVPKLTQDSSVLAPGPAPIQPPVAVHLPMSEAVVDELPPSSSISSVASSEPPGFEALPASVPTSESLSALTFVNGCRPTKPYPILDTSQDFDTDIIGDDLDDLLDQAGPESAMVIPTVKGPLPLPASIASGNSMSSPFLMPSHISPFLQSGSQQCTVTLPPLYHKSGSSAYFGMDTFDSIPPPLDSLDSLTISDYKPVSDYAPSPFIPQINNNDTPMGMAVGMPDMKGLPAAVDLAKNPLAETHEFKQACSMCYVKTGPGVLDYTLHTEDHKCKKDVLLGRIKHLSDKTWKLIRPRPTKTQYVGPYYICKEVAVGKDCLYPGHCTFAYCQEEIDVWTLERKGFISRELLFDPFGPNSNVRLTVPKILQEHHGIFMFLCGICFDHKPRIISKTNKDDPSLCSHPVTKHDFEDHKCLVHILKENTVRYSKIRPLNPHCQLDLCRHEVRYGCVREDDCFYAHSLIELKVWMMQHELGITHESIVQEAKKFWNATASLQGAQLPNAPRRFGPPNLKMMFVCGQCWRNGQLSEADKNKKYCTAKARHTWAKDRRVVLVSSHERRKWTTVRPLPTKKPIPSQFEICMHVTSGKKCQYIGNCTFAHSVEERDLWTYMKENNIADMDQLYEQWLQSQKPGWGDESSSNSVRENGKQIHMPTDYAEEVAGNHCWLCGKNCNSEKQWQQHITSEKHKERVFNSEDDQNCWQYRFPTGTFKVCERFLKGTCTEDDFCKLAHGEQELKEWMERREFLLMKLAKARKDHLIAPNDNDFGKYSFLLKDIK is encoded by the exons ATGTCCGGAGCGTGTCAGGACAGACGGAGCCGCTGGCAGGAGATTCAGAAAGGCCTGCAGTTCATCCA atCAACTCTTCCATTTCCTGGGAGTCAAGATCAGTATGAG GTGTTCATAAAGGACCTTGTGTGGAATCTATTTGGAGAAGGAAATGACGTGTTTAGAGAAGGGGAGTTTACGAAATCTATCGAGATGTACACTGAAGCATTGAGTATAGCAGACTACGCTGAATCAGAAGACATCTGTGTTCAAACAGGCTTACTAGAAAAGCTGTATGCAAATCGAGCTGCGGCATACCTAAATATTGTTCCG GGACTCTGTGACCAAGCACTAGAAGACTGTGAAAAGGCTCTCCAGTTGAATGAGGGCAACTACAGAGCTTTGTACAGAAAAGCAAGAGCCTTGAAAGAGTTGGGGAGACATCAAGAGGCctatgaagctgttgccaaatGCTCTCTAGCAGTGCCTCAG GATTCCAGTGTCACACAGCTGACTCAGGACCTTGCCAAAATTTTGGGGTTGAAAATCCGTAAAGCTTATGTGAGGAGTAAG cctGCCTTGAATGTTTTGAGAGGATCAAGTTACCAAGATGCATCATGTGACAAG ttttctcatgGCTCGGATTCAGTTGAAGATATTGAAATTG AAGTGCCTAAGTTAACCCAGGATAGCAGTGTTTTAGCTCCAGGACCAGCTCCCATCCAACCTCCAGTGGCAGTGCACCTGCCTATGAGTGAAGCAGTGGTGGATGAACTTCCTCCTAGCAGCAGTATCTCATCTGTAGCCTCATCTGAGCCTCCGGGCTTCGAGGCCCTGCCTGCGTCTGTGCCCACTTCAGAGTCCCTCTCTGCGCTCACATTCGTAAATGGGTGCCGACCCACTAAGCCTTACCCAATTCTTGATACTAGTCAAGATTTTGATACAGACATCATTGGGGATGACCTAGATGATCTTCTGGACCAAGCTGGCCCCGAATCTGCTATG GTTATTCCTACGGTAAAGGGGCCTCTTCCTTTACCAGCCAGTATTGCCTCTGGCAATTCCATGTCGAGTCCATTCCTGATGCCATCGCACATCAGCCCATTTCTCCAAAGCGGTTCTCAGCAGTGCACCGTAACTCTGCCGCCTCTGTATCACAAGTCGGGGTCAAGTGCATATTTTGGTATGGATACTTTTGACTCCATTCCACCACCACTGGATTCCCTGGATAGCCTTACCATATCAGACTATAAACCAG TCTCAGATTATGCTCCGAGTCCGTTCATTCCACAG atCAACAACAATGACACCCCAATGGGGATGGCTGTGGGTATGCCTGACATGAAAGGCCTCCCTGCTGCTGTTGATTTAGCGAAGAACCCCTTAGCTGAAACGCATGAATTCAAACAAGCCTGCTCAATGTGCTACGTCAAAACTG GACCTGGAGTGTTGGATTACACACTTCATACGGAAGACCATAAATGCAAAAAGGATGTATTACTTGGCAGGATCAAGCATTTATCAGACAAAACGTGGAAGCTCATTCGACCCAGGCCAACAAAAACTCAATATGTTGGACCGTATTACATTTGCAAAg AGGTGGCTGTTGGGAAAGATTGCCTGTATCCTGGCCACTGTACATTTGCATACTGCCAGGAAGAAATTGATGTTTGGACTCTAGAGCGGAAAGGATTTATCTCCAGAGAACTGCTCTTCGATCCTTTTGGGCCAAACTCCAATGTCAGGTTGACTGTTCCCAAGATCTTGCAGGAACATCATGGGATATTCATGTTTctctgtggg ATTTGCTTTGACCACAAACCCAGAATAATCAGCAAGACCAACAAAGATGACCCTTCACTTTGTTCTCATCCAGTGACAAAGCATGACTTTGAGGATCATAA GTGCCTGGTCCACATTTTGAAAGAGAATACAGTCCGGTATTCCAAAATCAGACCCTTGAATCCCCATTGCCAGCTGGATCTTTGTCGCCACGAAGTCCGCTACGGCTGTGTGAGAGAGGACGACTGCTTCTACGCCCACAGCCTCATCGAGCTGAAGGTCTGGATGATGCAGCACGAGCTCG GTATCACTCATGAAAGTATTGTTCAAGAGGCAAAAAAGTTTTGGAATGCGACGGCTTCATTGCAGGGAGCCCAG CTTCCCAATGCACCGAGGAGATTTGGGCCTCCAAATCTGAAGATGATGTTTGTTTGTGGCCAGTGCTGGAGAAACGGCCAACTAAGTGaagctgacaaaaacaaaaagtattgCACAGCCAAGGCAAGGCACAC gtGGGCAAAAGACAGGCGGGTGGTGCTTGTAAGTTCCCACGAAAGGAGAAAGTGGACAACAGTAAGGCCGCTTCCAACCAAAAAACCCATCCCGTCTCAGTTTGAG ATTTGCATGCATGTGACTTCTGGCAAGAAGTGTCAGTACATTGGGAATTGCACATTTGCTCACAGTGTAGAAGAAAGAGACCTTTGGACCTACATGAAGGAAAACAACA TTGCAGATATGGATCAGCTTTATGAGCAGTGGCTGCAGTCTCAGAAGCCTGGCTGGGGTGACGAGAGTTCCTCTAACTCAGTCAGGGAGAATGGCAAACAGATCCACATGCCAACTGACTACGCAGAGGAAGTG GCCGGCAATCACTGTTGGCTCTGCGGTAAAAACTGCAACAGTGAGAAGCAGTGGCAGCAGCATATCAcgtcagaaaaacacaaagaaagagtTTTCAACTCTGAGGATGATCAGAACTGCTGGCAATATCGATTTCCCACAGGCACTTTCAAAGTTTGTGAGAG GTTCCTTAAAGGCACATGCACAGAGGATGACTTCTGTAAGCTGGCGCACGGGGAGCAGGAGCTAAAAGAGTGGATGGAACGCAGGGAATTCCTTTTGATGAAACTTGCCAAAGCCAGAAAAGACCATCTTATAGCACCAAATGACAATGACTTTGGAAAATACAGTTTTCTgcttaaagacattaaataa
- the zc3h7a gene encoding zinc finger CCCH domain-containing protein 7A isoform X1 translates to MSGACQDRRSRWQEIQKGLQFIQSTLPFPGSQDQYEVFIKDLVWNLFGEGNDVFREGEFTKSIEMYTEALSIADYAESEDICVQTGLLEKLYANRAAAYLNIVPGLCDQALEDCEKALQLNEGNYRALYRKARALKELGRHQEAYEAVAKCSLAVPQDSSVTQLTQDLAKILGLKIRKAYVRSKPALNVLRGSSYQDASCDKFSHGSDSVEDIEIEVPKLTQDSSVLAPGPAPIQPPVAVHLPMSEAVVDELPPSSSISSVASSEPPGFEALPASVPTSESLSALTFVNGCRPTKPYPILDTSQDFDTDIIGDDLDDLLDQAGPESAMVIPTVKGPLPLPASIASGNSMSSPFLMPSHISPFLQSGSQQCTVTLPPLYHKSGSSAYFGMDTFDSIPPPLDSLDSLTISDYKPVSDYAPSPFIPQINNNDTPMGMAVGMPDMKGLPAAVDLAKNPLAETHEFKQACSMCYVKTGPGVLDYTLHTEDHKCKKDVLLGRIKHLSDKTWKLIRPRPTKTQYVGPYYICKEVAVGKDCLYPGHCTFAYCQEEIDVWTLERKGFISRELLFDPFGPNSNVRLTVPKILQEHHGIFMFLCGICFDHKPRIISKTNKDDPSLCSHPVTKHDFEDHKCLVHILKENTVRYSKIRPLNPHCQLDLCRHEVRYGCVREDDCFYAHSLIELKVWMMQHELGITHESIVQEAKKFWNATASLQGAQQLPNAPRRFGPPNLKMMFVCGQCWRNGQLSEADKNKKYCTAKARHTWAKDRRVVLVSSHERRKWTTVRPLPTKKPIPSQFEICMHVTSGKKCQYIGNCTFAHSVEERDLWTYMKENNIADMDQLYEQWLQSQKPGWGDESSSNSVRENGKQIHMPTDYAEEVAGNHCWLCGKNCNSEKQWQQHITSEKHKERVFNSEDDQNCWQYRFPTGTFKVCERFLKGTCTEDDFCKLAHGEQELKEWMERREFLLMKLAKARKDHLIAPNDNDFGKYSFLLKDIK, encoded by the exons ATGTCCGGAGCGTGTCAGGACAGACGGAGCCGCTGGCAGGAGATTCAGAAAGGCCTGCAGTTCATCCA atCAACTCTTCCATTTCCTGGGAGTCAAGATCAGTATGAG GTGTTCATAAAGGACCTTGTGTGGAATCTATTTGGAGAAGGAAATGACGTGTTTAGAGAAGGGGAGTTTACGAAATCTATCGAGATGTACACTGAAGCATTGAGTATAGCAGACTACGCTGAATCAGAAGACATCTGTGTTCAAACAGGCTTACTAGAAAAGCTGTATGCAAATCGAGCTGCGGCATACCTAAATATTGTTCCG GGACTCTGTGACCAAGCACTAGAAGACTGTGAAAAGGCTCTCCAGTTGAATGAGGGCAACTACAGAGCTTTGTACAGAAAAGCAAGAGCCTTGAAAGAGTTGGGGAGACATCAAGAGGCctatgaagctgttgccaaatGCTCTCTAGCAGTGCCTCAG GATTCCAGTGTCACACAGCTGACTCAGGACCTTGCCAAAATTTTGGGGTTGAAAATCCGTAAAGCTTATGTGAGGAGTAAG cctGCCTTGAATGTTTTGAGAGGATCAAGTTACCAAGATGCATCATGTGACAAG ttttctcatgGCTCGGATTCAGTTGAAGATATTGAAATTG AAGTGCCTAAGTTAACCCAGGATAGCAGTGTTTTAGCTCCAGGACCAGCTCCCATCCAACCTCCAGTGGCAGTGCACCTGCCTATGAGTGAAGCAGTGGTGGATGAACTTCCTCCTAGCAGCAGTATCTCATCTGTAGCCTCATCTGAGCCTCCGGGCTTCGAGGCCCTGCCTGCGTCTGTGCCCACTTCAGAGTCCCTCTCTGCGCTCACATTCGTAAATGGGTGCCGACCCACTAAGCCTTACCCAATTCTTGATACTAGTCAAGATTTTGATACAGACATCATTGGGGATGACCTAGATGATCTTCTGGACCAAGCTGGCCCCGAATCTGCTATG GTTATTCCTACGGTAAAGGGGCCTCTTCCTTTACCAGCCAGTATTGCCTCTGGCAATTCCATGTCGAGTCCATTCCTGATGCCATCGCACATCAGCCCATTTCTCCAAAGCGGTTCTCAGCAGTGCACCGTAACTCTGCCGCCTCTGTATCACAAGTCGGGGTCAAGTGCATATTTTGGTATGGATACTTTTGACTCCATTCCACCACCACTGGATTCCCTGGATAGCCTTACCATATCAGACTATAAACCAG TCTCAGATTATGCTCCGAGTCCGTTCATTCCACAG atCAACAACAATGACACCCCAATGGGGATGGCTGTGGGTATGCCTGACATGAAAGGCCTCCCTGCTGCTGTTGATTTAGCGAAGAACCCCTTAGCTGAAACGCATGAATTCAAACAAGCCTGCTCAATGTGCTACGTCAAAACTG GACCTGGAGTGTTGGATTACACACTTCATACGGAAGACCATAAATGCAAAAAGGATGTATTACTTGGCAGGATCAAGCATTTATCAGACAAAACGTGGAAGCTCATTCGACCCAGGCCAACAAAAACTCAATATGTTGGACCGTATTACATTTGCAAAg AGGTGGCTGTTGGGAAAGATTGCCTGTATCCTGGCCACTGTACATTTGCATACTGCCAGGAAGAAATTGATGTTTGGACTCTAGAGCGGAAAGGATTTATCTCCAGAGAACTGCTCTTCGATCCTTTTGGGCCAAACTCCAATGTCAGGTTGACTGTTCCCAAGATCTTGCAGGAACATCATGGGATATTCATGTTTctctgtggg ATTTGCTTTGACCACAAACCCAGAATAATCAGCAAGACCAACAAAGATGACCCTTCACTTTGTTCTCATCCAGTGACAAAGCATGACTTTGAGGATCATAA GTGCCTGGTCCACATTTTGAAAGAGAATACAGTCCGGTATTCCAAAATCAGACCCTTGAATCCCCATTGCCAGCTGGATCTTTGTCGCCACGAAGTCCGCTACGGCTGTGTGAGAGAGGACGACTGCTTCTACGCCCACAGCCTCATCGAGCTGAAGGTCTGGATGATGCAGCACGAGCTCG GTATCACTCATGAAAGTATTGTTCAAGAGGCAAAAAAGTTTTGGAATGCGACGGCTTCATTGCAGGGAGCCCAG CAGCTTCCCAATGCACCGAGGAGATTTGGGCCTCCAAATCTGAAGATGATGTTTGTTTGTGGCCAGTGCTGGAGAAACGGCCAACTAAGTGaagctgacaaaaacaaaaagtattgCACAGCCAAGGCAAGGCACAC gtGGGCAAAAGACAGGCGGGTGGTGCTTGTAAGTTCCCACGAAAGGAGAAAGTGGACAACAGTAAGGCCGCTTCCAACCAAAAAACCCATCCCGTCTCAGTTTGAG ATTTGCATGCATGTGACTTCTGGCAAGAAGTGTCAGTACATTGGGAATTGCACATTTGCTCACAGTGTAGAAGAAAGAGACCTTTGGACCTACATGAAGGAAAACAACA TTGCAGATATGGATCAGCTTTATGAGCAGTGGCTGCAGTCTCAGAAGCCTGGCTGGGGTGACGAGAGTTCCTCTAACTCAGTCAGGGAGAATGGCAAACAGATCCACATGCCAACTGACTACGCAGAGGAAGTG GCCGGCAATCACTGTTGGCTCTGCGGTAAAAACTGCAACAGTGAGAAGCAGTGGCAGCAGCATATCAcgtcagaaaaacacaaagaaagagtTTTCAACTCTGAGGATGATCAGAACTGCTGGCAATATCGATTTCCCACAGGCACTTTCAAAGTTTGTGAGAG GTTCCTTAAAGGCACATGCACAGAGGATGACTTCTGTAAGCTGGCGCACGGGGAGCAGGAGCTAAAAGAGTGGATGGAACGCAGGGAATTCCTTTTGATGAAACTTGCCAAAGCCAGAAAAGACCATCTTATAGCACCAAATGACAATGACTTTGGAAAATACAGTTTTCTgcttaaagacattaaataa
- the zc3h7a gene encoding zinc finger CCCH domain-containing protein 7A isoform X3, which produces MSGACQDRRSRWQEIQKGLQFIQSTLPFPGSQDQYEVFIKDLVWNLFGEGNDVFREGEFTKSIEMYTEALSIADYAESEDICVQTGLLEKLYANRAAAYLNIVPGLCDQALEDCEKALQLNEGNYRALYRKARALKELGRHQEAYEAVAKCSLAVPQDSSVTQLTQDLAKILGLKIRKAYVRSKPALNVLRGSSYQDASCDKFSHGSDSVEDIEIEVPKLTQDSSVLAPGPAPIQPPVAVHLPMSEAVVDELPPSSSISSVASSEPPGFEALPASVPTSESLSALTFVNGCRPTKPYPILDTSQDFDTDIIGDDLDDLLDQAGPESAMVIPTVKGPLPLPASIASGNSMSSPFLMPSHISPFLQSGSQQCTVTLPPLYHKSGSSAYFGMDTFDSIPPPLDSLDSLTISDYKPVSDYAPSPFIPQINNNDTPMGMAVGMPDMKGLPAAVDLAKNPLAETHEFKQACSMCYVKTGPGVLDYTLHTEDHKCKKDVLLGRIKHLSDKTWKLIRPRPTKTQYVGPYYICKEVAVGKDCLYPGHCTFAYCQEEIDVWTLERKGFISRELLFDPFGPNSNVRLTVPKILQEHHGIFMFLCGICFDHKPRIISKTNKDDPSLCSHPVTKHDFEDHKCLVHILKENTVRYSKIRPLNPHCQLDLCRHEVRYGCVREDDCFYAHSLIELKVWMMQHELGITHESIVQEAKKFWNATASLQGAQQLPNAPRRFGPPNLKMMFVCGQCWRNGQLSEADKNKKYCTAKARHTWAKDRRVVLVSSHERRKWTTVRPLPTKKPIPSQFELQIWISFMSSGCSLRSLAGVTRVPLTQSGRMANRSTCQLTTQRKWPAITVGSAVKTATVRSSGSSISRQKNTKKEFSTLRMIRTAGNIDFPQALSKFVRGSLKAHAQRMTSVSWRTGSRS; this is translated from the exons ATGTCCGGAGCGTGTCAGGACAGACGGAGCCGCTGGCAGGAGATTCAGAAAGGCCTGCAGTTCATCCA atCAACTCTTCCATTTCCTGGGAGTCAAGATCAGTATGAG GTGTTCATAAAGGACCTTGTGTGGAATCTATTTGGAGAAGGAAATGACGTGTTTAGAGAAGGGGAGTTTACGAAATCTATCGAGATGTACACTGAAGCATTGAGTATAGCAGACTACGCTGAATCAGAAGACATCTGTGTTCAAACAGGCTTACTAGAAAAGCTGTATGCAAATCGAGCTGCGGCATACCTAAATATTGTTCCG GGACTCTGTGACCAAGCACTAGAAGACTGTGAAAAGGCTCTCCAGTTGAATGAGGGCAACTACAGAGCTTTGTACAGAAAAGCAAGAGCCTTGAAAGAGTTGGGGAGACATCAAGAGGCctatgaagctgttgccaaatGCTCTCTAGCAGTGCCTCAG GATTCCAGTGTCACACAGCTGACTCAGGACCTTGCCAAAATTTTGGGGTTGAAAATCCGTAAAGCTTATGTGAGGAGTAAG cctGCCTTGAATGTTTTGAGAGGATCAAGTTACCAAGATGCATCATGTGACAAG ttttctcatgGCTCGGATTCAGTTGAAGATATTGAAATTG AAGTGCCTAAGTTAACCCAGGATAGCAGTGTTTTAGCTCCAGGACCAGCTCCCATCCAACCTCCAGTGGCAGTGCACCTGCCTATGAGTGAAGCAGTGGTGGATGAACTTCCTCCTAGCAGCAGTATCTCATCTGTAGCCTCATCTGAGCCTCCGGGCTTCGAGGCCCTGCCTGCGTCTGTGCCCACTTCAGAGTCCCTCTCTGCGCTCACATTCGTAAATGGGTGCCGACCCACTAAGCCTTACCCAATTCTTGATACTAGTCAAGATTTTGATACAGACATCATTGGGGATGACCTAGATGATCTTCTGGACCAAGCTGGCCCCGAATCTGCTATG GTTATTCCTACGGTAAAGGGGCCTCTTCCTTTACCAGCCAGTATTGCCTCTGGCAATTCCATGTCGAGTCCATTCCTGATGCCATCGCACATCAGCCCATTTCTCCAAAGCGGTTCTCAGCAGTGCACCGTAACTCTGCCGCCTCTGTATCACAAGTCGGGGTCAAGTGCATATTTTGGTATGGATACTTTTGACTCCATTCCACCACCACTGGATTCCCTGGATAGCCTTACCATATCAGACTATAAACCAG TCTCAGATTATGCTCCGAGTCCGTTCATTCCACAG atCAACAACAATGACACCCCAATGGGGATGGCTGTGGGTATGCCTGACATGAAAGGCCTCCCTGCTGCTGTTGATTTAGCGAAGAACCCCTTAGCTGAAACGCATGAATTCAAACAAGCCTGCTCAATGTGCTACGTCAAAACTG GACCTGGAGTGTTGGATTACACACTTCATACGGAAGACCATAAATGCAAAAAGGATGTATTACTTGGCAGGATCAAGCATTTATCAGACAAAACGTGGAAGCTCATTCGACCCAGGCCAACAAAAACTCAATATGTTGGACCGTATTACATTTGCAAAg AGGTGGCTGTTGGGAAAGATTGCCTGTATCCTGGCCACTGTACATTTGCATACTGCCAGGAAGAAATTGATGTTTGGACTCTAGAGCGGAAAGGATTTATCTCCAGAGAACTGCTCTTCGATCCTTTTGGGCCAAACTCCAATGTCAGGTTGACTGTTCCCAAGATCTTGCAGGAACATCATGGGATATTCATGTTTctctgtggg ATTTGCTTTGACCACAAACCCAGAATAATCAGCAAGACCAACAAAGATGACCCTTCACTTTGTTCTCATCCAGTGACAAAGCATGACTTTGAGGATCATAA GTGCCTGGTCCACATTTTGAAAGAGAATACAGTCCGGTATTCCAAAATCAGACCCTTGAATCCCCATTGCCAGCTGGATCTTTGTCGCCACGAAGTCCGCTACGGCTGTGTGAGAGAGGACGACTGCTTCTACGCCCACAGCCTCATCGAGCTGAAGGTCTGGATGATGCAGCACGAGCTCG GTATCACTCATGAAAGTATTGTTCAAGAGGCAAAAAAGTTTTGGAATGCGACGGCTTCATTGCAGGGAGCCCAG CAGCTTCCCAATGCACCGAGGAGATTTGGGCCTCCAAATCTGAAGATGATGTTTGTTTGTGGCCAGTGCTGGAGAAACGGCCAACTAAGTGaagctgacaaaaacaaaaagtattgCACAGCCAAGGCAAGGCACAC gtGGGCAAAAGACAGGCGGGTGGTGCTTGTAAGTTCCCACGAAAGGAGAAAGTGGACAACAGTAAGGCCGCTTCCAACCAAAAAACCCATCCCGTCTCAGTTTGAG TTGCAGATATGGATCAGCTTTATGAGCAGTGGCTGCAGTCTCAGAAGCCTGGCTGGGGTGACGAGAGTTCCTCTAACTCAGTCAGGGAGAATGGCAAACAGATCCACATGCCAACTGACTACGCAGAGGAAGTG GCCGGCAATCACTGTTGGCTCTGCGGTAAAAACTGCAACAGTGAGAAGCAGTGGCAGCAGCATATCAcgtcagaaaaacacaaagaaagagtTTTCAACTCTGAGGATGATCAGAACTGCTGGCAATATCGATTTCCCACAGGCACTTTCAAAGTTTGTGAGAG GTTCCTTAAAGGCACATGCACAGAGGATGACTTCTGTAAGCTGGCGCACGGGGAGCAGGAGCTAA
- the pla2g10 gene encoding group 10 secretory phospholipase A2: MTAFYRILLLLSVTVASIETRKPQRTKRGLLELAGAIKCSTGRSALAYMMYGCYCGLGGQGWPRDRADWCCHRHDCCYGDAELLGCYTKTSQYQWTCEDKTAECDDLKDECEKLLCKCDRDAAKCLRKAPFIQKYALWPDFLCGYDHPMCNIY; encoded by the exons ATGACAGCATTTTATCGGATACTTCTCCTGTTATCTG tGACTGTGGCCTCCATAGAAACACGCAAACCCCAGCGGACAAAGCGCGGGTTACTTGAGTTGGCTGGAGCCATCAAATGCAGCACAGGGAGATCTGCTTTGGCTTATATGATGTATGGATGCTACTGTGGACTAGGCGGCCAAGGCTGGCCCAGAGACAGAGCAGACTG GTGCTGCCACAGACATGATTGCTGTTATGGAGATGCAGAACTTCTTGGCTGCTATACAAAAACGAGCCAGTATCAGTGGACATGTGAGGACAAGACAGCCGAGTGTG ATGATTTGAAGGACGAGTGCGAAAAGCTGCTGTGCAAGTGTGACAGAGATGCTGCCAAATGTCTGAGAAAAGCACCTTTCATCCAGAAATATGCACTATGGCCTGATTTTCTATGTGGCTACGACCATCCAATGTGCAATATTTACTGA